Sequence from the Bremerella volcania genome:
CGCTTGGCATCAGGTCGACGTCGCCTGGGATAACGGTCGGACGCTCATGCTTGTCTCCCCACCCGACCGGTTCGCGATCTTGGAATCCCAGACCGACACGCCGTAGCGCTGGCCACGTGCCCCAACACGCGCCGCCCTCGTGCGGCGTTTTCTCGTGGCTGGTAGTTTCGTTCAACCGCCCACCTCCTTCGCGACGTGGGCCAACGTGGGCGACCAGTCGGGACCGAGATACCGAACGGGCTTGCCCAACTCGATGGCGATTCGGATTTCCGCTTGCACCCCCGCACTCGCCTCCCAACCATCGAGCGTCAGCACGACCACTTCGTTGCAACATTCAAGATGGTGCCGGTCGAACGGTTCCCAGAATCGCCAGTCAGTCGGCAGCCCATGCGTGCAGATGCAGTGGCCGTGAGCGATCGGCGAAAAAACGGCGTGGCCAAGCCGCATTAGCTTCGCCGCCGCGCGGCACGCGTCACGAAAACGCAATTCGCGCACCGCAACATCGGGATGCGAATACGGGCTGGCCAGGTAGATCATGCAGAAGCCTCCTGCGCGGGCGCTTCCACACGCTCGGCCTTCTGGCCGGTGAACTTCTCCCACCGCTGCACGATGACGTCGCAATACGGCGGGTCGAGTTCCATCAAGAACGCTTTACGCCCTGTTTGTTCGCAGGCGATGAGCGTTGAACCACTGCCGCCGAACAGGTCGAGCACGTTCTCGCCGGCCAGCGACGAGTACTGCAGCGCCCGCACCGTCAACTCGACGGGCTTCTCGGTCAAGTGAACCATGCTCTGCGGGTTGACCTTCTTCACGGGCCAGACGTCGGGCACATTATTCGGACCGAAGAACCGATGCGCCGCGCCTTCGCGCCAGCCGTAGAAACACCACTCGTGGTCGCCCATGAAATCCTTGCGCGTCAGGACGGGATGCAGCTTGTGCCAGATCACGGCTTGCGAGAAGTACATGCCGCAGGCCTTGAAGACCGGCGGATAGTTGGCGACGTTGG
This genomic interval carries:
- a CDS encoding DUF1937 family protein; this encodes MIYLASPYSHPDVAVRELRFRDACRAAAKLMRLGHAVFSPIAHGHCICTHGLPTDWRFWEPFDRHHLECCNEVVVLTLDGWEASAGVQAEIRIAIELGKPVRYLGPDWSPTLAHVAKEVGG